In Methanofervidicoccus sp. A16, the sequence TCCAGATAAGCGTATTCCCTCTTTAATGGAAAGAATGGATAGATTTGACGAAAAGATGGAGAAACTTCTAGATAGGACCTTAAGGGACCCTCTACTAATTTCCCGTATGAAAGATATAGGTGTAATGGATAGAAAGATTGCTGCAAAGTATCATGCCTTAGGACCTACAGCCAGAGGTAGTGGTATAAGGTGTGATATGAGGAAGATGGGGTACGTACCAGAGTACGACCCCTTTGAGTTTGAGGAGATTCTGCTAGACGATGGAGACGTTCTATCCAGAATACTTGTAAGGATGTACGAGTGTTTTGAAAGTACCAAGATAATAAAGCAGGCATTAAAAGGTCTCTACCATCTACCTGAGAAGTTTTACAATCCCAAGTATGAAATAACAGAGTTTAAACCTATAGATACTTACAATGAAGCCCAGAGAGGGCAGGTATACTACTCCTACGGTGTGAACAGTGAAGGCAGAGTTATCCACTCGAAGGTTAGAACCCCCACAGAGACCAACTTAGCCTGTATGGAGGAGATACTTAAAGGGTATCACGTGTCCGATGCAGAGGTAATTATAACAAGTTGTGATCCCTGCTTCACCTGTTGTGATAGGTCTATAATGGTTATAGAGAAAAGGGATGTTTAACATCCACAGATATACTCCTTCTCAAAGTCAAATAAAACCCCTTTTTCCTCTCCATCTCCTATTACAAGTTTCCTCTCTTTAACTACATCTCCACAAACTTCAGCAGTTATATTAACATCCTCCAGTATCTCCTTGAGAGGTTTCACCTTCTCCTCAGGTGTTGTGAATACAAATCCACATCCAGGGTACATCTTTAACCACTGAACAATTGGAATACCCTCAGGTTTCGGTATCTTCCTTATATCCACATAACCTCCCTTCCTGGACACTTCGAGGAGCATCCCCAAGGTACCTAAAGCACCTGGATTACTTATATCTTTACAGGAGTTAGCCAGTTTTTCTTTTCCAATAATTTCAAGGACCCTTAATTGATCTCTTACAAGTTTTTTTGGTTTCATAGTGGTAGTATCCCAGTTGAGGTTGAATTTTTCATGGACCTTACCATCTAGATCGTAGGCAAAGACTATCTTATCCCCTACTTTTGCACTATCACTCCTTAATATACTATTCTTGTTTACAACACCTGTAATAGAAACATCGAGAATATTGCACTTTGCATCGGGATGTGTATGTCCCCCTACCATAGGAATACCGAACTTATCTATACCGTCTCTTATACCCTTAAGGATCTCTCTACATACATCCCAGTTTTTTACACCGATTATACTTGTCATACCTATAGGTTTACCACCCATGGCTGCTATATCGTTGACATTAACCAGAACAGAACAGTATCCTGCCCACCAGGGATCTACTTCCAATACTTTATCCCATATACCATCTGCAGCCAATAAGATAGCATCCTCACCGTTGATAGCTATTACTGCAGCATCCTCTCCAAAGGTGGCTATTATATCAAATTTGTAGTCTTCATCATTGAAATTAAAATTGGAGACTACCTCTTTTATACTTCTCTTTCTAACAACTCCTTCAAAGTTCCTTATAGAGTCAATTATCTCTTCCAATCTCATAGAACCCCCTATGATGCTTATAATATGCAATGACTTGGATATAATAACTGTCAGTAGAAATTTTATTTCTCTCTTAATTCAGTGTTATTATCTTTATAAATGTTTATTCTAAAATAATTGATAGAACTGTTCCAATATTAAATAAAAAACGTTAATGATTATAATTATAAAAATTATAAAAAATTTAAAATAAAGACTCAAAAAGTTTATTGGTAAAATTTTTGCATAATATTATATTATTTTTGGTAGTGTATTCAGAATATAACTAATTATAACTATTTATTTTATCCCTTCCCCCTAAGGGCATACTTTCCTCAAGATTTAATGAAAAATAGAGACTATACTTAAATCGCTATTTTGAGCATTTTTATCAGCCTATTTTCTATACTTTTCTATTAAATTTAAAAGTTCTTTTTTAAATTCTTTATTTCTAAATACCTCCTCTAAAATCATCCTTCTATCTCTCTGGGATAGAATATGCTCTTTTAAAAAATCTCTTAGACAATTCTGGAGGTCTATCTCGTATCTATGATTTTCTATATAGTTCTCTACCAACTTCCTAATATTTCTCGCTATCAAAGGACTTTTTCCCTGAGTATATACGACAAAGTATATTCCATCTTTATAGCAGTAGGCAGGGATTATAAAATTAATGTCTTTCTCAAATGTGGAAGAGTTTATAAATTTTCTAAATCTCTTGGCTATATTGACGATTCTCCTGTTGTTTTTCTCATCTATAGCGGTTATTATAAAATCATGCTCTTTTATTATCTTCTCAATATCTTCCTCTGTTAGTTCCTCCACATTACAGGTTATAAACTCGATATTACAGATATTTTTATAGTACATCTTTGTTTCTCTATCTATCTCTTCCTTAGTATACAGAGTTATCTTTTCTGGTTCTCCGGATATTATTTTATTCAATCTTCTTCTACCTACCTCTCCAAACCCAAAAATACATACTTTAAAGTCCTTTAACTTAATAAATACTGGTATCATAGTTATCAGATAGAGAGTTTTCAGGTAAGATCTTTATGATTTAGAGATAAATCAGGTACCTAGAAAAATTAATTTTTATGTAATAAAAAATCTTACTTTTCATTAAAATAAGTGTAATAATAATTAGAACCCTAATTAAATATAAAAAATAAAACCCTAATTCTCATCAAAAAAATTCTGATAAGAACAATAATTATTAAAGACCTTAGTTCCCATCAGTAGTGATTAAAAGAATAATGAAAATGATAATCATTTAATAATAAAAATCATGATTAAAATAATCAGTATAGAACTATATAAAAACTATTAAATATTCTAGGATCTTTCTGAACACTTAGGTAAGATAGGAGATCTTATTCTAGTAATCCACTATAGTGGAAGATATTCAGAGGGCTATTCCCCTCCAATCTTCTTTTTAAAATGCTGTATCTAGAATAATAGAAGTTTTTATTTTAAATTCTTTTTATTATTTTTATAATATATTTACCCTAATTCCCATCAAAAAATTCTGATAAGAATAATAATTATAATAAAAGTATAAAAAGATGGTATTAAAATCAAAATAAGAGATAAATAATCTCCTCCTGGGACGCTCTAAGATACTCTATGGAAGTGGAGGAGATCCTTCTTAGCAGGTTGCTATTATTAATTTTGTTAAAAGTATTATATTTTAATAATATTTTAATACCTTAATTCTCACTAAAGTAACGATTTAAATAATAAAAATAATAAAAAAGACTATAAAAAACTTAGTTCCCACTAAGTAGTGATTAAAAGAAGAATGAAAATAACCAATATAAAAATATTAGATATCCTTAGGATCTTTCTGAACCCTTGGATAATATAGGAGATCTTATTCTGAATCCCTGTATTAAAAGGTATTCAGAGGATCATTCTCCTCCAATCTTTTTTTTTAAAATTTTCTGTTTTTTAAACATTTTCTTTATTTTTATTATTTTTATAATTATTTTTATTATTCTCTAAATTATCCTTTTGATGAGAACTAGGGTTTATTAAAGATAATAATAAAAGTATAAAAAAGGTATTAAAATTAGAATAAAGATAATCTCCTGGGACGCTCTAAGATGCTATGGAAGTGGAGTAGATCTTCTTAGCAGGTTGTTATTATTAATTTTACTATCTTTTTTATTATTTTTACCCTATTCCCACCAAAGTTGATAATTAAAAAATTAAAGATCATAAAAACTAAAAAGAAAATTAAAAAGGAATCTTACATGTCTATCCAATGTCCAAATATAAAAATAAAGTGTTATTCTACTTTTTTACTTTTTTGCCTCTCTCTATCAGAATTTTATTCATTTTATTATTTTATTGTTATTACCCTTAAGATTTTTATTATTTTTATTTGATATTTTTTATTATTCTTCTAATCACGGTCTTGATGAGAAGTGGGTTTATTATATTATTTTTTTATTGAATTATTTGAATTGTATAAATAAATTATCCTAACATTCCCGATGAGGATATCAATCCCACTAAACCACTCCATATAATCTCAATGGAGATCGCTCCCAATATTAACCCCATAATTCTCACAATAGCATTTATTCCCGAAGTCCTTAAAGCCATTACTATCTTCTCAGATACGTAGAGAATAAGTATAGATATTCCCGTTGCAAGTAGGATGGAGACTATTATAACTAACTTATCCAATATTCCAGTACTGTGTTCCATAAGTATAATAGTAGTTGTTATACTTCCAGGACCTGCAAGCAAGGGTATACCTAGGGGCACTACTGCGATATCTTCCAACTGTGACATCTCCTCCTTTTCTTTCTGTGTCTGTTTGATCTTAGACATCTTGGCGTGGAGCATATCCCACGATATCTTTAATATCAACAGTCCTCCAATAACTTTAAAGGAGTCTACAGTAATTCCGAAAAAATTGAATATATATTTTCCAAAGAACCCAAATATTAAGAGGGTCAGTACCACTACAATTGCAGCCCTCTTTAGTATATGTATTACCTCTTTCTCTGTGTTGTTGACAGTCCACATATAAAAGAGGGGTGCCAATCCTATAGGATTCATAATAATAAAGAGAGAGGTAAAGGAGTATATAAAAAGGTTGATGTATTCCATACACCTCGCCCTTTGGCTGTATATCAAGATATTGGGATATTAAAATATAATAGAATTTTAATTCCTATTGATACTAGAGTTAAAATTACTTTTACCTTATATATCCTTAAATGAAATTTTTGCCCTTTCCAAGTACTTAGAGGTGTTCTTATTGGGATATTTTTATCTTCTTCCTATATCAATTATTTTATTTTTATTTATTATAATACTATTGGGATAAAAATATTTTTAAACTCCAAAGGTAAAGTATTTTAATTAATTATTACCATATATTAATCAATGTTAATTAACTCCTTAATATGTATTGGGATAGTTATGAAGGATCCTTTCAACAGAGAGATAAGGTCCCTAAGGATATCAGTAACCCCTCACTGTAATCTAAAATGCTTCTACTGTCATAGAGAGGGATATAGAAAATTTAATGGTAGATATATGACACCTGAAGAGATAGGGAAGATCGTAAAAACCTTTTTAGAATTTGGAATCAAAAAGATCAAAGTATCTGGAGGGGAACCTCTCCTAAGGGAGGATCTACCTGAGATAATTGAAAGTATTTCCCACCGTAAGATAAAGGAGATCTCCCTAACTACAAATGGAATACTCCTGAAAAAATACGCTGAAGTATTAAAAGACGCTGGTCTTCATAGGGTTAATGTCAGTTTAGATACCTTAGATCCTGAAAAGTATAGAAGAATAACCACCTACGGAGATGTGGAGTTGGTGAAGGCAGGGATAGAGAGAGCCATAGAGGTGGGACTTACACCCTTAAAGATAAACTACCTTGCAATGAAAAATACACTGGAGGATCTGGAGGATCTTATGGATTACTGTAGGGAGGTTGGGGCTATACTTCAAGTTATAGAACTTATGCCCCTGAATGAAAATTTAAAAAAATACTACGTAGATATTACACCTATAGAGAAGAAAATAGGAGAGATGGCAGATAAAGTAGTTACGAGAAGATCGATGCACAACAGGAGGAAGTACTACATAGGTAATTTAGAGGTGGAGTTTGTCAGACCTATGGATAATACAGAGTTCTGTAGCCACTGTACAAGGATAAGACTAACCTACGACGGATATATAAAGCCCTGTCTCCTTAGAGAGGATAACTTAGTAGATGTACTTACACCTTTAAGGAGGGGGGAGGATATAAGGGAGTATATACGTCAGGGGATACTTAGGAGGGAACCTTACTTTAAAGGGGATAAATATTAAGAAATAATATAATACCTAAATTCCCATTAATAAAAAATAATTATGATAAAAATTACAAAAAATAAAAAACTAAAAAAAGAAATTAAAAAGAAATACCACCTGTTTTTTCACTATACAGGTATTTTAACTTTTATTTATTTAATAATGTCGTATCCACTTTGTAATTCTGGATAAAGATTATTTTCTGGCGTGTTCTCTTTATTTTATTGTTATTTCTCTCAAGATTTTATTATTTTATAACCTTAGTTCCCATCAGTAGTGATTAAAAGAACAGTAAAAATGATAATTGTTATAATAAAAATCATAATTAAAATAATCAGTATAAAACCATTAAACTATAAGGATCTTTCTGATCACTTAGATAAAGATAAGAAATCCTATCTGATATCTACTATATTAGAAGGTATTCAAAGGACTATCCCTCCAATCTCCTTTTTAAATTTTATATTTGATAATGATAGAAGTTTTTATTTTAAAACCTTTTCTTTATTTTATAATTATTTTTATTATTCTTTAAATTATCCCTTTGATGGGAACTAGGGTATTTTATATTATCATAATATTATTATTTTTATTGACCTTCTAATCACAATCTCGATAGGAACTAGAGCATAATATAAAATAAAAAGTAAAACCTATTTTTTATACTCCGTGAATATATCTAATTACAGGTCCCTTGGATCCACCAACTCCCCCTTAACTGCACAGGCTGCCGCTGTAATAGGAGATGCTAAATACACCTCTGAATCCAAGGATCCCTCCCTACCTCTAAAGTTCCTGTTGGAGGTGGCAACACCTACCTCTCCAGGTCCCAAGATTCCATAAAGTGCCCCCATACATGCGGAGCATGAAGGATTGGTTACAACACATCCATACTTGTAGAACTTCTGTATTATACCCTCCTCCATCGCAGCGAGCATCACCTCCCTTGAGGCAGGAGTTACTATAACCCTCACATCATCTGCAATACCTCCATACTCCTCTATAACTCTTATCGCCATCCTTAAGTCCTCCAGTCTTCCATTTGTACAGGAGCCGATGAATACCTGATCTATAGGTTTCCCAGCAACCTCCCTTGCAGGTTTTACGTTATCTACAGCATGAGGGCAGGCAAATACAGGTTCTAAGTCATCTACCTCTATCTCATAAACCTCCTCGTACTCTGCATCCTCATCCCCCTTTATTACCTCGAAGGGTCTCTCCCTTCCATGTCTCTTCATGACTTCTTTAACGTAGTTAATTGTTTTTTCATCAGGTTCTATTACTCCCGTTTTTGCACCCATCTCTATGGCCATATTCGTCATAGTCATCCTTGACGCTATACTCATGTTTTTAACAGTCTCCCCTCCAAACTGCACAGCCTTGTAGGTTGCTCCGTCAAACCCTACCTCACCGATGATATGGAGGATCACATCCTTAGAGGTTACATAAGGTTTTAGATCTCCAGTAATATTGAAGTACAGTGTTTCAGGTACCTTAAACCACAACTCCCCAGTGGCAAATACTGCAGCCATATCTGTACTCCCTATACCTGTTGCAAAGGCACCGAAGGCTCCATGGGTACAGGTATGGGAGTCTGCTCCAACGATCACAGTACCTGGGACAACATGTCCCTTCTCAGGAAGTACCTGATGACATACTCCCTCCCTTATATCGTAGAAGTTCTTTATCCCATGTTTCTTTACGAATTTCCTCATAAGTATGTGGTTCTCCGCGGCGTTGATACTGTCGGCAGGCACCTGGTGATCGAAGAGTACAACTATCTTTTCAGGATCCCAAACCTTCTCTATTCCCTCCCTCTCTAAGGTATTTACAGTTAGTGGTCCTGTGATGTCATGTACCATAGCGGTATCTATCTTTGCCATCACTATATCTCCAGGAGATACAGATCTCTTTCCAGATGCTTTAGCGAGGATCTTCTCGACAAGAGTCATTCCCATGATACTACCTCCGAAGTTTTTATTATTATAATCCTCAATAATAATTAAGATTTTTATAGTTATTTGTATTTCAAAAATTTTTATATTTAAATATTATGCTATGTAGGTAGGAACTATTATTTTATTAAAATTTAATAATAAAGATTGTGATTGAAATGCTAAATCTAACAAAGATTATTGGAGATGAGATTGTTAAAAGATGTGAAGGGATAAAAGGAGTTAAAGGAGTTATACCATCAGTAAAGATAAGTAGAACAAATAGTTCTTGTATCGATGTAGATATAAATGTAGAAATAGAAAAAACTTATTAATAAAGATAATAAAAATTTAAATTTATAAATTAATTAAAGAGGAGGTAAAGAATATTATAAAGGAGTATATCCCTACCAAGTTTAACATTAGTTAATATGTTCTTACCTTGCCCCCTCTCTAGTGTTCAGTATAGGTTCCAAAGATAATCAGCAAGATTTTACTTTTTTATCTATGTACTAACTCTTTATTTTTAAAGATTTCTATTTTTTATTTGCTGTATTCTTTTTTTATCTTATACTTTATTATAATTATTATTTTTATCGAGATCCTTCTTTTTTATTATTTTTAACAACCTCCTCAACTCCACCATCTTTGGAGGAAGTTCTCTCCACCTCCAGAAACCTCTAAGTATCTCATCCATACTATAGTATCTCTTCAAGTAGTTAACCCATCTATTCCAAAGTTCTGGGTAGAGATCTCTTACACGTAAGAACTCACTGTTAAGTGCAGCAGGGCATAGATAACAACCTATCCTCTCAAAACCCCTGTCGTAGAGTGGGTTATAGGGAATACCCTCTAAAAGTATATAACTCCAGACGTCGATGGCGTTCCAATCCAATATAGGGAAGAGATTAACCTGAAAATCTATAAATCTACTCTTTCTCGTATAACTTAACTTAGATCTGGTGAAACTTTCGAATTTTCTCGATCCATCTATTGTCAATACCTTTTTATTTGGATAGTGTTCCATGAAAAAATTTTTTAAAGGTATCAACTTGCAGACACTGTTGCACCATCTGTTATCCTTTGTAGGAATCCCTTCCCTCTCTAAGTGATCCCAGAAGTAATCTCCATCTACTATATGTAAGTTTAAATCGTATTCCTTTGCAAATCTCTTTACGTACTTTAAAGTATCTGGATACTCTAAACCTGTATCTATAAATATAACATCTATATCGGGAATAATTTCCCTTGCAAGAAGTGTGGAAACAGCACTATCCTTCCCACCACTGAAAGAGGTATTTATTATATATCCTTTCTCCTTATATCTCTCTATGTATCTTTTAAGGATAGTCTTGGAATACTCTAAAAGGCGATTTATTCTCTCTCTATTCTTTTCTAAGTACTCCTCTATTTTTTTAATGTAAATATCTTTTTTCTTTCTTTTTAAATCTTTCAATTTAATGCCCTTCTCTCTTTTTACACCAACACCTATGAAATCTCCCATCTCCACTCCTACGAAGTTATTACATTCTTTAACAATCTCTAGATATTCTCTGGGATTCTCTACATAATCTTCTTTTAGATATTTGCCCTTTAGTCTCCTCTTTGTAGGTTTTAAGTGGATTTTTTTAGAGTCTATAAGTTGGTAGTAGTAAGGTGTAGGTGTAAATTTCCAGTCTAAATCCAGAAGGTTAAACTCCAATATCCCTATTTGAGTGTTCTCATCAATATATACTCTTTTCCTATAGTCCATACCAGGGAGTTTTTCTAGGAGTATTAAATCATCGTATTGGAGATTTAAATCTGTCAATCTGTTGATAACGTCTATCTCGTACTTAGAGGCGAACTTTGTATCCTCTTTAAACCTTGAGATGAGATAACCTTTTCTGTTCATTGGGATCACATCATAGTTTAGAATTGTCTGTATACTTAAGAATTGTAGTCATGAACATAATTTTTTAAATTATAATAAAAATAATATAATACCCTAATTCCCATCAAAAAATTCTAATAAGAATAACAATAATTATAAAAAATAAAAATATAAAAAGAAGTATTAAAATTATTGAAATTAAAACAAGAGATAAATAATTTCTCCTGGAATGCTCTAAGATACTGTAGGGATAAAACAGATCCTCCCTAACAGTCTGCTATTATTATCCATATTTTAATATTTTCTCAGTCTTCTTTATTATTTTTTTATTATCTAAATCTTACTTTGATGGAAATTAAGGTTTATTTTATTACTCCTCTTAAGATTTTTATTATTTTTTTATTATGATAATCATTTTTATTATTATTTTTTTAATCACAATCTTGATGGGAACTGGGGTTAATATAATAAATAAAAAAGGTAAAAAACTTCTAAAAGAAGGTTAGGGAAAATTCTACACTACCTTTTCAGTGCTAATGGAGTTCAGGGGTTAAAGTTTATTTTGATTACTATATTCTTTAATTAAATATTAACAGTTTTAAGATTCTTATCTTTTAATTTTTTTCTACTTTTTATAATTCTTTTTTATTCGATCCTCATAGTTATTTTAAACTTAAAATTTTATTCATAACTATAAAATAGATGATAAAATATAAAAAAAGATAAAAAACCCTCAATTACCTTTCTCTGGCTATTCCTAGAACCTTGAAGGTGGAACTCTTATTATTTTAGAGGGTTTTATCCACAGACTAATGGAGACAATACCTAAAAGTTAGTAGGGTTTCAAATTATTTACCTTCTAATACTTACATATATCGGGGAATACAACACTATATAATTTTTTAATTTATATAAAAATAAGATTAAGATTTTATATAATACTCACCTTATTATACTAATGATTATATCAATAACACATTAGGGTGATAAATTTGATATCAAAGTACGTTGTTAGAGATGTAATGACTAGAGGAATCTACGAAGTATTTTTAGATACACCTCTAAGAGAGATAATAAAAACCATGGGCGAAAACAACATATCTTCTGTAGTGGTAACAGATAGAGAAGGTACATACTGGGGGATTATTACAAGTTTAGATGTACTAAAGTATTATACAAAGGATATAGATAACTTAAAGGCTGAAGATATAATGGTTAGTAAAATTATCACAGTAGATCCTCTAACTCCTTTAGAAAAGGCTGCTGCCATAATGGTGGAAAATAGAATACACCATCTATATGTAGTGTCTGAACTTAGGGAGGATAAGATAGTGGGAGTTATCAGTTCAAAGGACATTATCAAAGTGCTCCATAAAGCGCTGGAAGAATAGGTGGAAGAATGAGCAAAATTAGAGATATAAACCTCTACCCTGAGGGGGAGTTAAAGATAGAGTGGGCTAGGAGGCATATGCCAGTTTTGAATCTCATAAGGGAGGAGTTTAAAGTTGAAAAACCATTTAAAGGGCTTACCATAGGGATGGCATTACATCTAGAGGCGAAAACTGCTGTATTGGCTGAAACCTTAATGGAGGGAGGGGCAGAGATCGCCATTACTGGATGCAATCCTCTATCTACCCAGGACGATGTAGCCGCTGCCTGTGTAAAGAGGGGGATGAATGTATACGCCTGGAGAGGAGAGACTCGAGAGGAGTACTACGAAAATCTACATAGGGTATTAGATCATGAACCAGATATAGTGATAGACGACGGTGCAGATCTTATATTTCTACTCCATAGGGAGAGACAGGAACTTCTCGATAAAGTAATGGGAGGTTGTGAGGAAACTACAACTGGAGTTATAAGACTAAAGGCTATGGCTGAGGAGGGAGTGTTGAAGTTCCCAGTTATAAACGTAAATGATGCCTATACAAAACACCTCTTTGATAACAGGTATGGAACAGGACAGAGTGCCATGGATGGTATTATAAGAACTACAAACCTTCTAATTGCTGGGAAGAATGTGGTAGTGGCTGGATACGGTTGGTGTGGTAGAGGAGTTGCAATGAGGGCTGCTGGAATGGGTGCAAATGTTATCGTAACTGAAGTTAATCCTATAAAGGCCCTGGAGGCTAAAATGGACGGCTATAGAGTTATGAAGATGGAGGAGGCCGCCAAGATAGGAGATATCTTTATCACTACAACAGGATGTAAGGATGTAATTAGGGCTGAACATATGCTAGTTATGAAGGATGGGGCTATCCTTGCAAATGCAGGGCACTTTGACAACGAGATCAGTAAGGAGGACCTTAGGAGTATCTCCAAGTCTGTTAGATGGGTCAGAAGAAACATAGAGGAGTACGACTTAGGGAATAAAAAACTCTACCTCCTTGGAGAGGGCAGGTTGGTAAACCTAGCATGTGGAGATGGACATCCTTGTGAAGTTATGGACATGAGTTTTGCAAACCAGGCACTAAGTGCCAAGTACCTTAAGGAGAATCATGAAAAATTAGAGAACAAGGTATACAACATACCTTATGAGCAGGATCTACGAATAGCCTCTTTAAAGTTAAAGTCTATGGGTGTCGAAATCGATGAATTAACGCCAGAGCAGAGAAGATATTTAAGTGATTGGAGAGAAGGGACTTAATTTTAGTAAAATTATTAAAAAAAATAAAAATAATAAAAATTAATATTAATAAAGAAAAATATTTAAAAACCCTAATTCCTACTAAAATCCTGATAAGAACAACAAATAATTAATAAAAGAAGGTATTAATGAGAAATAAAGGATCTCTCCTGGGACGCTCTAAGATACCAAATGGAATTGGAGTAGATCCTCCTAACCAGTTGCTGTTATTAATTTTGTTATAAATTATTTTTACTTATATTTTATTTATAACTATAATTTCCATCAAGGCAATGATTGGAAGAATGATAAAAATAATGATTAATAAGCTTTCATTCTCCTAGACTACATTGGACACTAGAGAAACAAGCAAGGTTTCTTT encodes:
- a CDS encoding nickel-dependent hydrogenase large subunit — protein: MYEGEIAIGPIHSSILEPHRLRLFIEDEIVKDAELTIGVNYRGVELLMEGLPPEKATILTEKICGICSHIHLWCAVRVTEMGCNIEVPERANYIRVIVEELERLHSHTLLFGHVFEVLGHETMAMRAFMIREPILQTLFEISGSRIQYSCPIIGGIRPRCNIPDKRIPSLMERMDRFDEKMEKLLDRTLRDPLLISRMKDIGVMDRKIAAKYHALGPTARGSGIRCDMRKMGYVPEYDPFEFEEILLDDGDVLSRILVRMYECFESTKIIKQALKGLYHLPEKFYNPKYEITEFKPIDTYNEAQRGQVYYSYGVNSEGRVIHSKVRTPTETNLACMEEILKGYHVSDAEVIITSCDPCFTCCDRSIMVIEKRDV
- a CDS encoding methanogenesis marker 2 protein, which encodes MRLEEIIDSIRNFEGVVRKRSIKEVVSNFNFNDEDYKFDIIATFGEDAAVIAINGEDAILLAADGIWDKVLEVDPWWAGYCSVLVNVNDIAAMGGKPIGMTSIIGVKNWDVCREILKGIRDGIDKFGIPMVGGHTHPDAKCNILDVSITGVVNKNSILRSDSAKVGDKIVFAYDLDGKVHEKFNLNWDTTTMKPKKLVRDQLRVLEIIGKEKLANSCKDISNPGALGTLGMLLEVSRKGGYVDIRKIPKPEGIPIVQWLKMYPGCGFVFTTPEEKVKPLKEILEDVNITAEVCGDVVKERKLVIGDGEEKGVLFDFEKEYICGC
- a CDS encoding bifunctional precorrin-2 dehydrogenase/sirohydrochlorin ferrochelatase, with the protein product MIPVFIKLKDFKVCIFGFGEVGRRRLNKIISGEPEKITLYTKEEIDRETKMYYKNICNIEFITCNVEELTEEDIEKIIKEHDFIITAIDEKNNRRIVNIAKRFRKFINSSTFEKDINFIIPAYCYKDGIYFVVYTQGKSPLIARNIRKLVENYIENHRYEIDLQNCLRDFLKEHILSQRDRRMILEEVFRNKEFKKELLNLIEKYRK
- a CDS encoding MarC family protein, whose translation is MEYINLFIYSFTSLFIIMNPIGLAPLFYMWTVNNTEKEVIHILKRAAIVVVLTLLIFGFFGKYIFNFFGITVDSFKVIGGLLILKISWDMLHAKMSKIKQTQKEKEEMSQLEDIAVVPLGIPLLAGPGSITTTIILMEHSTGILDKLVIIVSILLATGISILILYVSEKIVMALRTSGINAIVRIMGLILGAISIEIIWSGLVGLISSSGMLG
- the moaA gene encoding GTP 3',8-cyclase MoaA yields the protein MKDPFNREIRSLRISVTPHCNLKCFYCHREGYRKFNGRYMTPEEIGKIVKTFLEFGIKKIKVSGGEPLLREDLPEIIESISHRKIKEISLTTNGILLKKYAEVLKDAGLHRVNVSLDTLDPEKYRRITTYGDVELVKAGIERAIEVGLTPLKINYLAMKNTLEDLEDLMDYCREVGAILQVIELMPLNENLKKYYVDITPIEKKIGEMADKVVTRRSMHNRRKYYIGNLEVEFVRPMDNTEFCSHCTRIRLTYDGYIKPCLLREDNLVDVLTPLRRGEDIREYIRQGILRREPYFKGDKY
- the leuC gene encoding isopropylmalate/citramalate isomerase large subunit, producing the protein MGMTLVEKILAKASGKRSVSPGDIVMAKIDTAMVHDITGPLTVNTLEREGIEKVWDPEKIVVLFDHQVPADSINAAENHILMRKFVKKHGIKNFYDIREGVCHQVLPEKGHVVPGTVIVGADSHTCTHGAFGAFATGIGSTDMAAVFATGELWFKVPETLYFNITGDLKPYVTSKDVILHIIGEVGFDGATYKAVQFGGETVKNMSIASRMTMTNMAIEMGAKTGVIEPDEKTINYVKEVMKRHGRERPFEVIKGDEDAEYEEVYEIEVDDLEPVFACPHAVDNVKPAREVAGKPIDQVFIGSCTNGRLEDLRMAIRVIEEYGGIADDVRVIVTPASREVMLAAMEEGIIQKFYKYGCVVTNPSCSACMGALYGILGPGEVGVATSNRNFRGREGSLDSEVYLASPITAAACAVKGELVDPRDL
- a CDS encoding phosphoadenosine phosphosulfate reductase family protein, yielding MNRKGYLISRFKEDTKFASKYEIDVINRLTDLNLQYDDLILLEKLPGMDYRKRVYIDENTQIGILEFNLLDLDWKFTPTPYYYQLIDSKKIHLKPTKRRLKGKYLKEDYVENPREYLEIVKECNNFVGVEMGDFIGVGVKREKGIKLKDLKRKKKDIYIKKIEEYLEKNRERINRLLEYSKTILKRYIERYKEKGYIINTSFSGGKDSAVSTLLAREIIPDIDVIFIDTGLEYPDTLKYVKRFAKEYDLNLHIVDGDYFWDHLEREGIPTKDNRWCNSVCKLIPLKNFFMEHYPNKKVLTIDGSRKFESFTRSKLSYTRKSRFIDFQVNLFPILDWNAIDVWSYILLEGIPYNPLYDRGFERIGCYLCPAALNSEFLRVRDLYPELWNRWVNYLKRYYSMDEILRGFWRWRELPPKMVELRRLLKIIKKKDLDKNNNYNKV
- a CDS encoding HPP family protein, giving the protein MISKYVVRDVMTRGIYEVFLDTPLREIIKTMGENNISSVVVTDREGTYWGIITSLDVLKYYTKDIDNLKAEDIMVSKIITVDPLTPLEKAAAIMVENRIHHLYVVSELREDKIVGVISSKDIIKVLHKALEE